The genomic DNA CTGGCCCAGGAGCTGGGCGGCGCCCGAGTCGGCGTGCAGCAGGCCGAGCAGGACGCGGATGGTCGTGGACTTGCCGGAGCCGTTGGGGCCGAGGAAGCCGTGCACCTCGCCGGTCTCGACGTCCAGGTCGAGGCCCGCGAGGGCTTGTGTCCTGCCGAACGACTTGTGCAGCCCGGAGACGGTGATTGCCTTCGTCATGGAGCCGAACGTACGCTACGTTCAGAAATTTGTGAAGTTAAGGAACTGTGTGAAGCGCGGGTAGGGTGGGTCCATGACGGATACAACCGGTGGGCGGGACGCGGAGTCCGTGTCGAAGTTCGTCGAGTCCTTCGCCGCGCAGCTTGTCGAGGCGGGGATGCAGCGGATGCCGGCGCGGATCTTCGCTGCGCTGCTGTCCTCCGACGAGGGGGCGATGACGTCCGTCGAACTGGGGGAGCAGCTTCGGATCAGTCCGGCGGCGGTGTCTGGTGGGGTGCGGTATTTGGCTCAGCAGCACATGGTTTCGCGGGAGCGCGAGCCGGGTTCGCGGCGCGAGCGGTACCGGGTTCAGGGCGACCAGTGGTACGAGGCGCTCACCAATCGCGAGGCTGTCCTCAAGCGGTGGGAGGCGGCTCTGAGCGAGGGGGTTGCGAGCCTCGGTGCGGACACCCCGGCGGGACGCCGCATGGCCGAGACCCTCGCCTTCTTCGAATTCGTCGACGGCGAGATCGTGGCGATGATGGAGCGGTGGAGGGTGCACCGTGAAACGCGCTTCGGTGGAGCGCACTGAAGGGGCGCGGCGAACTGCGCGATCAGCCACGACGCTCCCGCAGGTCCGTACTTACCCGCGGCCCGGTGGTGGGCTGGTCGCGCAGTTCCCCGCGCCCCTGAAGACAAAGGCCGTCAGCGCTCCTTGGTTTCTTCGAGGACCGTGCGGCCCAGCAGCGCGTACCGCTCAGGAGCCCGGCGCTTCAGGTACTGGGCGTAGCCGATGCCCGTCGCCGCGACCAGGAGGACCAGCCACGGCGTTGCCTTCAGGAGCGGGGAGTCGGACTCCGCGCCCGCCGCCACGCTCATGTTGGAGACGAGGAGAAGGACCACCGCCAGCATCGCGACACCGCCGAGCAGCGGGGCGGTGAACGTCTTGAACCAGTGCCGGCTCTCGGGGTGGTGGCTGCGGAAGTACGCCAGCACCGCGAACGAGCACACCGCCTGCACCACCAGGATCGCCATCGTGCCGAGGATGGCCAGCAGGACGTACATCGCGTTCGCCGGGTCCTTGCTCGTGGCCCAGAACGCGAGGATCAGAACGGCGCTGATCACGGTCTGCACGAAGCCCGCGATGTGCGGGGAGCCGTGCTTGGCGTGGGTGCGGCCGATGGTGTTCTTGAGGGAGGGGAGGACGCCCTCGCGGCCCAGGGCGTACATGTAGCGGCTGGCGCAGTTGTGGAAGGCCATGCCACAGGCGAGCGAGCCGGTGATCATCAGCCACTGCATGAGGTCGACCGCCCAGTGGCCGACGTAGTGCTCGGTGGGGTTGAAGAAGAGGGCGAGCGGGTTCGCCGAGGAGGCGACCTTGACGGCCTCCGTCTCGCCGTTGCCGATGATGGCCATCCAGGAGACGAAGACGTAGAAGACGCCGACGCCGAGGACCGAGATCATCGTCGCCTTGGGGATGATCTTCTTCGGGTCGCGGGACTCCTCGCCGTACATGGCCGTGGACTCGAAGCCGACCCAGGACCAGAAGGCGAAGAAGAGGCCGAGGCCGGCGCTCGTCCCCTTGAACGCGTTGACCGGGTTGACCGGGCCGAAGGTGAAGCCGTGCGGGCCGCCGCCGTGCAGGGCGACCGAGATCGCCATCGCGGCCAGGACGGTCACCTCCGTGCCGAGGAGGACGACGAGCAGCTTCTCCGCGACCGAGACACCGAACCAGGTGCCGGTCGCGTTGACGGCCAGCATCACGATCGCGCAGGCCCACCACGGGACGTCAAGTCCCGTCTGGTCCTTGAGGGTTCCGGTGGCGAAGACCGAGAAGATGCCGATCAGCGCCGGCTCGAACACGACGTACGCGAAGGTGGCGAGGAGGCCCGACGCCAGTCCGACGGTGCGGCCGAGGCCGTAGGAGATGAAGCCGTAGAAGGCGCCGGTCGAGGTGATGTGCTTCGCCATCGACGTGAAGCCGACGGAAAAGATTGCCAGGACGACCATTGCGACGAGGTAGCTCGCCGGGGCGCCTATGCCGTTGCCCGACGAGACCATGAAGGGCACGTTGCCGGTCATCGCGGTGATCGGGGCGGCGGTCGCGACGGCCATGAAGACCACGCCCAGCAGGCCGATGGCGTTGGGCTTGAGCCGGTGAACGGCGCCGTCCTCGCTTGTGTTCGCCGCGGGGGCGACTCCTTCGTCCACTGCCATCGGGATGGCTCCTCTCCTGCTGCTCGGCTGGTGTTTCGAACCGGAACTCTGTAGGCCGAATGAGTCGGGAAAGGGGCTCGGTGCGTTAAATGTTTGTCAACCAGACCTTTAGAAATCTGAGGAAACCTGGGGGCAACACGCCCCTCGTACGGTCACCGCCATGAGTACGTACACCTCGACCCTCGGCGGCCGGCACTACCGCTTCGGCTCCCTCGCGCGCCTGCTCGCCGCCGCGAGCCCCGAGCGTTCCGGCGACCGGCTGGCGGGGCTGGCGGCCGAGAGCGCCCAGGAGCGGGTGGCGGCGCGGTGGGCGCTGGCGGACGTACCGCTGACGGCCTTTCTCGCCGAGCCGGTGATCCCCTACGAGACCGACGACGTGACCCGGCTGATCCTCGACACGCACGACACGGGCGCGTTCGCGGCGGTGGCCGGGCTGTCGGTGGGCGGGTTCCGGGAGTGGCTGCTGGCCGCGGACACGTCCCAACTGGCCGCCTTGGCGCCCGGGTTGACGCCGGAGATGGTGGCCGCCGTGTCCAAGCTGATGGGCAACGCGGATCTGGTCGCGGTCGCGCGGAAGGTGAGCGTCGTGACGGCGTTCCGGTCGACGATCGGGCTGCCGGGGCGCCTCGCCACCCGCCTTCAGCCCAACCATCCCACCGACGACCCGGCGGGCGTCGCCGCGGCCCTGCTCGACGGGCTGCTGCTCGGCTCCGGCGACGCGGTGATCGGCATCAACCCGGCGACGGACAGCCCGAAGGCGGTACGGGACCTGCTGGAGCTGTTGGACGGAGTCATCCAGCGGTACGCCATCCCCACCCAGTCCTGCGTCCTCTCCCACGTCACGACGAGCATGGACCTGATGGAACGCGGGGCGCCGGTGGACCTGGTCTTCCAGTCCGTCGCGGGCACCCAGGCGGCGAACGCGTCCTTCGGCGTGACGCTGGGGCTGCTCGACGAGGCGTACGAGGCGGCGAAGGCGCTGGGCCGGGGCACGGTCGGTTCGAACGTCATGTACTTCGAGACGGGCCAGGGCAGCGCACTGTCGGCGGACGCGCACCACGGCGTCGACCAGCAGACGGTGGAGGCACGGGCGTACGCGGTCGCCCGCCGCTACGACCCGCTCCTCGTGAACACGGTGGTGGGCTTCATCGGCCCGGAGTACCTCTACGACGGCCGCCAGATCCTCCGGGCGGCCCTGGAGGACCACTTCTGCGGCAAGGTGCTCGGCCTGCCGATGGGCCTGGACATCTGCTACACCAACCACGCCGACGCGGACGACGACGACATCGCCACGATGCTCACCATGCTCGGCGTGGCCGGCGCGTCCTTCGTGATCTGCACCCCGGGCGGCGACGACATCATGCTCAACTACCAATCCGCCTCGTACCACGACGCGTTGTACCTCCGTGAGGTCCTCGGGCTGCGCCCGGCACCGGAGTTCGAGGCCTGGCTCGACTCGATCGGACTGCTGGGCGAGGGCGGCGAGATCAGGGACGTGTCCGGTACGACCCACCCGTTGACCGCGATCGGAAGGGAACTGGCGGCATGACGATCAGTCAAGAAGTGTCTGTGGACCGGGACTTGTGGCCGTCCCTGCGCCGCCACACCCAGGCGAGGATCGGCCTGGGCCGGGCGGGCACGGGCCTTCCGACCCACCACAGGCTGGAGTTGCAGGCGGCGCACGCGGCGGCGAGGGACGCGGTCCACTCGCCGTTCGAGCCGGACGTGGTGGCGACGGCGTTGCGGGGCGAGCCGACCGTACGGGTCCGCAGCGCGGCCCCCGACCGCCTCACCTACCTCCAACGCCCGGACCTGGGCCGCCGGTTGGACCCGGCCGACCGTGCGCACCTTCCGGTGGGGGAGTGGGACGTCGTGTTCGTGGTGGCCGACGGCCTGTCCAGCCGGGCCGTGCACGAGCACGGGGCGGCGATGGTACGGGCGACGACGGCACTCCTGCCGACGGCCTGGCAGGTGGCCCCGGTGGTCCTCGCGGAACAGGCCCGGGTGGCCCTCGGCGACGACGTCGCCTCCGCGATGGGCGCGGAGATGGTCGTGGTCCTGGTCGGCGAACGCCCCGGGATGTCGGCGGCGGACTCACTGGGCGCGTACCTGACGTACCGGCCGAAGCCGGGAGTGACGACGGACGCCGACCGGAACTGCCTCAGCAACATTCGGCCGCCGTTGGGCCTGACCTACGAGACGGCGGCGGCGAAGCTGGCCGGGTTGATGGGGAGAGCAAGGGAGCTGGAGATCACGGGGGTTGGACTGAAGGACGAATCCGATCACATGGAAGTAAGTGAGCGACTACTCTAAGTTGCGGCTGGTCCGCATCAAGGGGAGGGCGCATCATGACACTCATGGCAGAGCGACCGGTGATCGACGGCACTGAGCCCCACAGCGACTTCGAGGAGCTTCTGGATGTCCTCGACGAGCTGCATGTGCCGGACGGCTACAAGGCCGAGATCATCAGGGGGAGCATCGTCGTGTCGCCGTGGTCGAGGGCGTATTACTTCCGTGTCATGGATCTGGTGTGTGATCGGCTGAGGCCGCATGCACCGCAAGAGCACCGCATCGGTTCCAGCCCGTTTCTCTACGTCTTCCCGGGTGATGAGCGGGCTTACGGGCCCGACATCTATGTCGCACACCAGCGGACGTTCGAGTCGCTGAGCAATCACCTGGACGGCGAGGCCCTCGTCTTCGTCGCCGAGCTGACTTCTTCGTCCACGCGTGGCGACGACCTGACCGACAAGGTTCGCGTCTACGGCAAGGCGGGCGTCCCCGTCTACCTGGTCCTCGACATGCAGGAGGAGCAGGCGACCGTCTTCTGGACGCCCTCCGACAAGGGATACGACTCGCACTGCACGGTGCCGTTCGGCGAGGAACTCCCCATCCCCGCCCCCTTCGACTGCACCCTCGACACCACCGGCTTCGAGCCCCCTACACCGCCGGCAACGTAAGCCCCCAAGCCCCCTCCCGAACCACCCACGTCCGCGTCCGCACCGGCCCGCCGACCACCGCATCCGCCCGGTACCGGAAATCCGCCCCCGACACCGTCACGCTCCGCCCGCTCGCGCACAGCGGTGAAGCCTCCGCCCCCACCGACACCGGCCGCACCTCCACCACGGCGAACCCCGAGGCCCCCGGCGTCACGGACACCCCCTCCACCGGCTGGTCCAGGTCCACCAGCGTCACCCCGTCGACCTCGACCCGCAGCCGGGCCGGCCCGAGCCGGGGTACACCGGTCAGCGGCTCCCGTGACGGCCGGGTCGGCACGAGCGTCCGTACCAGCGACTGGCACGTCCGCAGCCACAGATGCCCGGAGCCGGCCGCGACCGGTGTCGGCTGCTCCGGCGGAGCCTCCCGCACCGGAAGCGAAGGAATCCGCAGCGCGCCGAGCACCACCCCGTCGCTGTCGTCCACGAGCAGATCCATCCGCCGTACGGCCCCGTCGAGCACCGCCCGCGCAGCCGCCACCGCCCCCGTGGGCACCCCCAGCGCCCCCGCCAGGGACAGCGCACCCCCCACCGGCACCATCGACAGCGCACATCCGGCCAGCTCCCGCTGCCGGTACAGCAGGGACACCGCACGCATCAGCGCCCGGTCGTCGCCGACGACCACCGGCCGGCGCGAACCCCGCCGGGCCAGCACCCGGGCGAATTCCTCGGGCCCCTCCGGCAGGCACACCTTCGTCGCCGCACCCGCGCTGAGCACGTCTTTCGCGATGCGGACGGACTCCGCGTCGGCGCGCCGGGCGACCGGATCGATGACGACCAGGAGCTGATCGGAAGTCGCGAAAGTCGCCACCTCGGCCATGCCTCGCTTCCTCGGGTAGCATCTTTGTGCAAGAGCCCCTTGCGCTATTGCGCCAGGGGCTTCGTCTATTCCGGGGCATCCGGTCCGACGGGTTGCGGCCGACGAGGGTCGCTGGCGTACGAGGCACACGCTGTGCCGCGTACGTCTCTGACCTTGGACATGCCCCGCCCGGAAGGGGTGTACGCGCGTGCCCGCACTTGTGCTGCTCGGTGCTCAGTGGGGTGACGAAGGCAAGGGAAAGGCGACGGACCTGCTAGGTGGGTCCGTCGACTATGTGGTGCGCTACCAGGGCGGCAACAACGCCGGCCACACGGTAGTCGTGGGCGATCAGAAGTACGCCCTTCACCTGCTCCCTTCCGGGATCCTCACACCGGAGTGCACTCCGGTCATCGGCAACGGTGTCGTCGTCGACCCGTCGGTCCTGTTCTCCGAGCTGAACGGGCTGAACGAGCGCGGCGTCGACACGTCCAAGCTCCTGATCAGCGGTAACGCTCACATCATCACGCCGTACAACGTGACGGTGGACAAGGTGACGGAGCGCTTCCTCGGGAAGCGGAAGATCGGGACGACCGGCCGTGGCATCGGCCCGACCTACGCGGACAAGATCAACCGCGTCGGCATCCGGGTCCAGGACCTCTACGACGAGTCGATCCTGACGCAGAAGGTCGAGGCGTCCCTCGACATCAAGAACCAGATGCTCACCAAGCTCTACAACCGGCGCGCGATCGCCATCGAGCAGGTCGTCGAGGAGCTGCTGTCCTACGCGGACCGCCTCAAGCCGTACGTCGCCGACACGGTCCTCGTCCTCAACCAGGCGCTGGACCAGGACAAGGTCGTCCTCTTCGAGGGCGGTCAGGGCACCCTCCTCGACATCGACCACGGGACCTATCCCTTCGTCACGTCCTCGAACCCCACCGCCGGTGGCGCGTGCACGGGCGCGGGTGTCGGCCCGACGAAGATCAGCCGGGTCATCGGCATCCTGAAGGCCTACACGACCCGGGTCGGCTCGGGCCCGTTCCCGACCGAGCTGTTCGACGCGGACGGCGACGCCCTGCGCCGTATCGGCGGCGAGCGGGGTGTCACCACCGGCCGCGACCGGCGCTGCGGCTGGTTCGACGCGGTCATCGCCCGCTACGCGACCCGCGTGAACGGCCTGACCGACTTCTTCCTCACCAAGCTCGACGTCCTCACCGGCTGGGAGCAGATCCCGGTCTGTGTGGCCTACGAGATCGACGGCAAGCGCGTCGAGGAACTCCCGTACTCGCAGACCGACTTCCACCACGCGAAGCCGATCTACGAGAACCTGCCCGGCTGGAGCGAGGACATCACGAAGGCCAAGACCTTCGCGGACCTCCCGAAGAACGCGCAGGCGTACGTGAAGGCGCTGGAGGAGATGTCGGGCGCCCCGATCTCCGCGATCGGAGTCGGCCCGGGCCGTACGGAGACGATCGAGATCAACTCGTTCATCTAGTACGTCCGGTCAGTACGTCCGGTAGTCCGGTAAAGGAGGGGCACCCGTCGGGGCGCCCCTCCTTTGCTCTGCGGTTCAGGCCGTCCAGGCCGTCCAGGCCGTTCAGCTCGTGAAGATGAAGTACTTCCACGCCCCGCGCGTCGTCGTGTTCACGCTGTCGCCGGACGCCCCGTCGACATACGACGAGCGGAGGCGGAAGCGGTAGCCGACGTCGTGGGTGCCGCCCAGTTCCACGCGGGAGACGCCGGACGCGTCCAGCGGGAAGTACCGGGAGCCGCCGTCGTACCAGGTGCCCTGGTAGTAGACCTGGATCTGCATCTGCTGCTCGCGGCCCGGGTACGCCGTCATCGCCGTCGTGAACAGCGGGTTCGTGTTCTTGTGGAAGTAGGCGTACGTCTGGCCGTACACCTTCTTGTTCTTGTACTGGCGGCCGACCGACGTCGACACCTTGACCCGGGTGTAGACCGTGCTCGCGACCGACTTGGGCGCGTAGCGCGCGTCGCCCGTGAAGCGGGCCGTGAGGCGGGTGTCGCGGGTGAGCTTGTACGTGACCGCGAAGTCGCCGTTCCTGTTCACCGTGCCGGACTTGACCAGTTTGTTCGGCTTGTCGGTGCCGTACGGGTCGGCCCAGATCTCGACCTTGCGGTTCTTGTAGGTCGCGCCGAGGTGGGCGGTGAACTTGACGCTCTGCCCGTAGCCGTAGGTCTTCTTGTTGTTGGTCAGCCGGAGCGTCGCCGCCGCGCGCGAGACGTCGACCGAGGCCGAACCGCTGCCCGCCACATGGTCCGCGTCGCCCGCGTACGACAGCTTGTACGTCACCTTGCCGCCGACCGGCGGGCTGTTGGTGAAGGAGAACGTGCCGTTCGCCGCGAGGGTCGCCGTGCCGATGTTCCGGCCCTTGGGGTTCTCCAGGTCCGTGCGGAGGATCGGGAGCTTGGTGCCGGCGGGCAGCGCCACCTTGGAGGTGACCTTGCCCTTGACCGTGAGCTTCTTCGCGCGCGGGGCCTTGGCGGGGGCGGTGACGGAGACGGTGGTGACGGCCTTGGCCGCGTTGTTCAGGATGCGCAGCTCGTACACGCCCTGGCTGCTCGTCGTGACCGCGAACAGCCGGGACTTGTCGGGTGCCCAGGCGAGGCTCGCCGCGTCGAGGACGGCTGCGCTGCCGTCGCCGGCCGGGAAGTCGTACTCCCGGACCGAGGTCGTGCCGCGCGGCTTGAAGACGTAGATGTCCGGGCCGTTGTACTGCTGCTCGGCGCCCGCCGCGACCGTGCCGTCGGGAGCGACCGCGACCGCGTTGCCGTAGTCCCGGGTCGGGTACCGGCCGTCCGCCGTCAGGTCGGAGGTCTTGTACGCCGCGTGGTACGAGGGCGACCAGGCGGCTACGACGACGTCCTTGCCGTCCGGTGTGACGGCGAGGTCCCGCAGCAGGCTGCCCTCGACCCTCGCGCGGGCGGTGGCGCTCGCGGTGCCCGACGAGACGTCGTACACGCCGAGTTGGTTCGTGCCGCCGTACGGCAGACCCGCGACGAGCGTGCCCGAACCGGGTGCCGCGTCCAGGACGGGGGCGGCGGTCCAAGGGTGTGCCGCGTCGGCGTCCAGCGTGACCTGGTGGTCGGCGCCGGTGAGGTCGACCGAGCCGATGTCGCCGTGTCCGCTGTCGTCGCTGTTGCCGTCGGTGCCGTACCCGAACCACAATTTGCCGCCGGCGAGGGCCACATAGCGCGGGTCCACGTTCCCCGTCGCGTACCGTGCCGACTCGGTCGCCGTGGCGGTGTCGACGGCGACGATCGCGTCGCCGGTGCCGTCCGCGCCGCCGGGAACCGCCGCGTACACGGTGCCCGAGTCGGCCGACAGCTCCAGGCCCCGGACGCCGGGCAGATCGGTCAACTGCCGGACGCCGTTGCCCTGGTAGTCCGTGACGACGATCTTGCCGGTGTCCGGGTCGCTGACGAAGACCCGCTGATGGACACCGTCGACGACGATGTCACCGACCGAGAAGACGCCCAGATCCCGCTGGTCGTCCGCCATGGCCGTACCCGCCGCGCCGGTCGTGAGCGCGACGGAGCCGAAAGTGAGCGCGACCGCGAGCGCGGTCGGCAGAGTGCGTCTGTGTGCGGTGATTTCGAACCCCCCGGTACGAAAGTGCCCCGCGGTGGGGCCAGTTGGAAAACTCTATGTGACGCCACTGACGGCAGGTTCACAGGAGGTTAACGGGGCGGGTGTGGCCGCCGCCTTTCCCTTGAATTGACCTGGACATGGTCTGTCATGGCTTGTTCTTGGTTCCTAGATGGCCCTGCGGGCCGCCACGATCTACGCGTGTAGTCCCCGCAGTTCCCGCAGTCGCCCAGCCACCCAGGAGTGCTGAATGCCCGTCAATCCGCTGAACCGCCGGGAGTTCGTGAAGAAGTCGGCCGTGACCGGTGCGGTCGTCGCCGTCGCGGGGACGGCGGCGGCGACCCCGGCCGAGGCCGCCGACCGGCACCGGCCGAAGCCGAAGCCCAAGCCCAAGACCTGGTCGTTCTCCATCCTGGGCACGACCGACCTGCACAGCCACGTCTTCAACTGGGACTACTACACCAACGCGGCCCCGGTGGACTCCAAGGGCAACACGTACGGCATCGCCCGTATCGCCACCCTGGTCAAGAACCTGCGCGCGCAGAAGGGCGAGGGCCGGGTGCTCCTCGTCGACGCGGGCGACATCATCCAGGGCACGTCCCTCGCGTCGTACTACGCGAGCGTCGACCCGATCACGGGCAAGAACGGCAAGCGCGGCCCGAAGCACCCCATGGCGATCGCCATGAACGAGATGCGCTACGACGCCGCCGCCCTCGGCAACCACGAGTTCAACTACGGCATCGAGGTCGTCCGCACCTTCGAGAAGCAGTGCCACTTCCCGCTCCTCGGCGCCAACGCGCTGGACGCGAAGACGCTCAAGCCGGCCTTCGAGCCCTACACCGTCAAGCACATCAAGGTGCCCGGGGCGCCCGACATCAAGGTCGGCATCCTCGGCCTCACCAACCCGGGCATCGCCCTGTGGGACAAGGACAACGTCTCCGGGAAGATGACCTTCACCGGTCTGGTCGAGCAGGCGAAGAAGTACGTGCCCCGGCTGCGCGCCCTGGGCTGTGACGTCGTCTTCCTCACCGACCACTCGGGCCTGGACGGCTCGACGTCGTGGGGCGACGAACTCCCGTACGTGGAGAACGCGTCGAACCTGGTCGCCCAGCAGGTCCCCGGCATCGACGCGATCCTGGTCGGCCACACCCACGTCGACGTCCCCACCTACACGGTGAAGAACGAGGAGACCGGCGAGGACGTCCTCCTGTCCGAGCCGTACTGCTACGGCTACCGCCTGTCCGTCTTCGACTTCGAGCTTGAACTGGTGCGCGGCTGCTGGAAGATCACGAGCAAGACGGCGACCACGCTCAACAGCAACACGGTCGCGGAGGACAAGCGGATCACCGAACTCCTCACCGCCGACCACGAGTTGGTCGTCAAGTACGTCAACACGGCGATCGGTACGTGTACGGAGGCCATGTCGACGGCGGAGGCCTGCTGGAAGGACGTCCCCGCGATCGACTTCATCCACGAGGTCCAGATGGACGCGGTGAAGTCCGGCCTGTCCACGGCGGACGCCGCGCTCCCGCTGATCTCGGTGGCCGCGTGCTTCAGCCGTACGGCCACCATCCCGGCGGGCGACGTGACGATCCGTGACGTGGCGGGTCTCTACATCTACGAGAACACGCTGTACGGCAAGAAGCTCACCGGCGCCCAGCTCAAGGACTACCTGGAGTTCGCGGCGAAGTACTACCACCAGGTGCCGGCCGGCACGAAGGTCGACACCGCGACCCTCACCAACGCCAACAGCTTCTGGGACTACATGTACGACACGGCGGCCGGCGTCGACTACGAGATCGACATCGCGGCGGCCGAGGGCTCCCGCATCAAGAACCTGACCTACAACGGCACGGCGGTCGCCGACGACCAGGTCTTCGTCGTCGCGGTCAACAACTACCGCGCCAACGGCGGCAGCGGCTACCCGCACATCGCCGCCGCGGAGACGGCGTACAGCTCCACGAACCAGGTCCGCGACCTGATGATCGCGTACGCCACGGCCAAGGGCTCGGTCGACCCGACGACGTTCGCGGCGGTCAACTGGAAGCTGACGCAGGCGGGTACGGCGGTCTTCTAGTGCCGCATCAAGCAACGTTGGCCCTGTTGTGATGTGACGCGCCGTCCGGATGCTGTGCCGGGCGGCGCGTGTCCGACACCCTGTCCGAGTGGCAGAGCGAGTACGTGTCCGAGAGATCGACGATGACGAGGGGCGGCGGCTTCTGCGGATCATCCGCAGGGGGACCGGGTCGGTGGTGACCTGGCGCCGGGCCCAGATGGTCCTGCTGTCCGCGCAGGGCATGCCGGCAGCGAAGATCGCCGAGGTGTCGTTCACCAGCGACGACCGGGTCCGCGATGTGATCCACAACTTCAACACCGACGGCTTCGACTCGCTCTACCCGAAGTACAAAGGCGGCCGCCCCAAGACGTTCACGCTGCCCGAGCGCCGTGAGATCAAGAAGATTGCCAAGTCCAGGCCCACCGAGCACGACCTGCCGTTCTCGACCTGGAGCCTGGCCAAACTGGCGGACTTCCTGGTCGCCGAGGGGGTGGTCGACGACATCAGCCACGAGGGCCTGCGCATCCTGCTCCGCGAGGAAGGCGTCTCCTTTCAACGCCTGAAAACCTGGAAGACCTCCCGCGACCCCGACTACGCGGCCAAGAAGGCCCGCGTCGAGCACCTCTACGCCATCGCCGACGGCGAGGTCACACCCGAGGACGGCGAACCCGATGTCGTCTTCTGCATGGACGAGTTCGGTCCGCTCAACCTGATGCCGCACCCCGGACGGCAATGGGCCGAACGCGGCGGCAGGCACAAAGACCCCGCCCGCGAACCGCGCCGCAGACGCCGGGCCACCTACAACCGTTACGGCGGAGTCCGGCACCTGTTCGCCGCCCTGGACCTGGCCAAGGACAAGCTCTACGGCCACATCAAGCCGGTCAAGAGGCGCACGCAGTTCCTGGAGTTCTGCCGCTACCTGCGCACTCTCTACCCGCCGGACACCCGCATCGCGATCATCTGCGACAACTTCTCCCCGCACCTGACCACGAAACGCTGCCGGCGGGTCGGCACCTGGGCCGCGGACAACAACGTCGAGATCGCCTACACCCCGACGAACTCCTCCTGGCTGAACCGGATCGAGGCCCAGTTCACCGCCCTGCGGTACTTCACCCTCGACGGCACCGACCACGCCACCCACAAGGAACAAGGCAGCATGATCCGCCGCTACATCATCTGGCGAAACCGCCATGCCGACGACCGGCGCCTACGCGCGGTCGTCGACAGGGCCAACGTTGCTTGATGCAGCACTAGACTCCGGACCCACACGTGAGGAGCACGGATGTCCATGGCAGTCCTGGGGCGGGCCGAGGCCCGCACCGCCCTGGTCCTGGAGTCCGTGCTCACCACGGCGGCGGTGATGTGGTGGTCGTTCCTGCTCCGGCCCTGGCGCGACGACCCTTACGCGCGGCCCGAGTTGACGCTGGTCCTCGTGCTCGCGGCGTCCCTGGCGGTGACGTGGACGTGGTCGCTCCGGGGCGGCCGGCCGAACACCGCGCGCCTGGGCCTGATCGCCGTACGCGGGGTCGCGGTGCTGACCGTGTCCCTGTGGGTCTTCTACGGCCGTTAGGCCCCTGGTCCCCTGGTCCCCTGGTCCCCTGGTCCCCGGGTTCATACGCGGTGCGGTACGGCTCC from Streptomyces sp. NBC_01478 includes the following:
- the eutC gene encoding ethanolamine ammonia-lyase subunit EutC yields the protein MTISQEVSVDRDLWPSLRRHTQARIGLGRAGTGLPTHHRLELQAAHAAARDAVHSPFEPDVVATALRGEPTVRVRSAAPDRLTYLQRPDLGRRLDPADRAHLPVGEWDVVFVVADGLSSRAVHEHGAAMVRATTALLPTAWQVAPVVLAEQARVALGDDVASAMGAEMVVVLVGERPGMSAADSLGAYLTYRPKPGVTTDADRNCLSNIRPPLGLTYETAAAKLAGLMGRARELEITGVGLKDESDHMEVSERLL
- a CDS encoding ethanolamine ammonia-lyase subunit EutB produces the protein MSTYTSTLGGRHYRFGSLARLLAAASPERSGDRLAGLAAESAQERVAARWALADVPLTAFLAEPVIPYETDDVTRLILDTHDTGAFAAVAGLSVGGFREWLLAADTSQLAALAPGLTPEMVAAVSKLMGNADLVAVARKVSVVTAFRSTIGLPGRLATRLQPNHPTDDPAGVAAALLDGLLLGSGDAVIGINPATDSPKAVRDLLELLDGVIQRYAIPTQSCVLSHVTTSMDLMERGAPVDLVFQSVAGTQAANASFGVTLGLLDEAYEAAKALGRGTVGSNVMYFETGQGSALSADAHHGVDQQTVEARAYAVARRYDPLLVNTVVGFIGPEYLYDGRQILRAALEDHFCGKVLGLPMGLDICYTNHADADDDDIATMLTMLGVAGASFVICTPGGDDIMLNYQSASYHDALYLREVLGLRPAPEFEAWLDSIGLLGEGGEIRDVSGTTHPLTAIGRELAA
- a CDS encoding APC family permease, with product MAVDEGVAPAANTSEDGAVHRLKPNAIGLLGVVFMAVATAAPITAMTGNVPFMVSSGNGIGAPASYLVAMVVLAIFSVGFTSMAKHITSTGAFYGFISYGLGRTVGLASGLLATFAYVVFEPALIGIFSVFATGTLKDQTGLDVPWWACAIVMLAVNATGTWFGVSVAEKLLVVLLGTEVTVLAAMAISVALHGGGPHGFTFGPVNPVNAFKGTSAGLGLFFAFWSWVGFESTAMYGEESRDPKKIIPKATMISVLGVGVFYVFVSWMAIIGNGETEAVKVASSANPLALFFNPTEHYVGHWAVDLMQWLMITGSLACGMAFHNCASRYMYALGREGVLPSLKNTIGRTHAKHGSPHIAGFVQTVISAVLILAFWATSKDPANAMYVLLAILGTMAILVVQAVCSFAVLAYFRSHHPESRHWFKTFTAPLLGGVAMLAVVLLLVSNMSVAAGAESDSPLLKATPWLVLLVAATGIGYAQYLKRRAPERYALLGRTVLEETKER
- a CDS encoding Uma2 family endonuclease; the encoded protein is MTLMAERPVIDGTEPHSDFEELLDVLDELHVPDGYKAEIIRGSIVVSPWSRAYYFRVMDLVCDRLRPHAPQEHRIGSSPFLYVFPGDERAYGPDIYVAHQRTFESLSNHLDGEALVFVAELTSSSTRGDDLTDKVRVYGKAGVPVYLVLDMQEEQATVFWTPSDKGYDSHCTVPFGEELPIPAPFDCTLDTTGFEPPTPPAT
- a CDS encoding diacylglycerol kinase family protein; translated protein: MAEVATFATSDQLLVVIDPVARRADAESVRIAKDVLSAGAATKVCLPEGPEEFARVLARRGSRRPVVVGDDRALMRAVSLLYRQRELAGCALSMVPVGGALSLAGALGVPTGAVAAARAVLDGAVRRMDLLVDDSDGVVLGALRIPSLPVREAPPEQPTPVAAGSGHLWLRTCQSLVRTLVPTRPSREPLTGVPRLGPARLRVEVDGVTLVDLDQPVEGVSVTPGASGFAVVEVRPVSVGAEASPLCASGRSVTVSGADFRYRADAVVGGPVRTRTWVVREGAWGLTLPAV
- a CDS encoding GbsR/MarR family transcriptional regulator; this translates as MTDTTGGRDAESVSKFVESFAAQLVEAGMQRMPARIFAALLSSDEGAMTSVELGEQLRISPAAVSGGVRYLAQQHMVSREREPGSRRERYRVQGDQWYEALTNREAVLKRWEAALSEGVASLGADTPAGRRMAETLAFFEFVDGEIVAMMERWRVHRETRFGGAH